A genomic window from Corticium candelabrum chromosome 8, ooCorCand1.1, whole genome shotgun sequence includes:
- the LOC134183419 gene encoding probable serine/threonine-protein kinase DDB_G0267514 — translation MLSETSQIIQQRLHLLERQNAEKEQLAEEMTSKLHHAEDDLKAKPEESDQYWQILDIQPEELQLHDDSLGKGSYGVVQLGDWCGIQVAMETFDKNLQLAQGFKKELTAYCQLHHPNIVPVSGVVMSK, via the exons ATGCTTTCTGAAACAAGTCAGATAATACAGCAACGTCTCCATCTACTAGAAAGACAGAATGCAGAGAAGGAGCAATTGGCAGAAGAGATGACTTCTAAACTACATCATGCTGAAGACGATCTTAAAGCAAAACCGGAAGAGTCGGATCAATATTGGCAGATTTTAGACATTCAGCCAGAGGAGCTGCAGCTTCATGACGATTCACTGGGAAAAGGATCGTATGGGG TTGTTCAACTAGGTGACTGGTGCGGGATCCAAGTTGCTATGGAGACGTTTGATAAGAATCTTCAATTGGCACAAGGTTTCAAGAAAGAGCTGACTGCCTACTGTCAGTTGCACCATCCTAACATCGTTCCTGTATCCGGTGTTGTCATGTCCAAATGA
- the LOC134182858 gene encoding uncharacterized protein LOC134182858 → MPIRIVMELFQGSLTDLIKVASDSKGEPSYLSFREKIDIATDTTAAIMYMHRLRLQFYVHGNIRSANVMITSNMGALGASHMVNSIASLSALDANYCAPERVGRSDGGSAYSTREADVYSLGVTLTELFTGLQPISSERQCQIKRVEHHGLQDLCFKMTCNESCQRPTAEETFHNVKDQKSTAIYRSTERRRTVRGHLEGESMKLG, encoded by the coding sequence ATGCCTATCCGAATTGTGATGGAGCTTTTTCAAGGATCACTTACTGATCTCATAAAAGTAGCCAGTGATTCAAAGGGCGAACCTAGCTATCTATCATTTCGAGAGAAGATCGACATAGCTACAGATACCACAGCTGCCATTATGTACATGCATCGTCTCCGTCTTCAATTTTATGTTCATGGTAATATTCGTAGTGCCAATGTGATGATCACTTCTAATATGGGTGCTCTTGGTGCAAGTCACATGGTCAATAGCATCGCTTCTCTGAGTGCACTGGATGCTAACTATTGTGCACCTGAGAGAGTGGGTCGTAGTGATGGTGGCTCAGCTTACAGCACACGCGAGGCTGATGTCTACAGTTTAGGGGTGACTCTGACCGAGTTGTTTACTGGTTTGCAACCAATTTCTTCAGAGAGGCAGTGTCAAATAAAACGGGTTGAACATCATGGTCTGCAGGATCTGTGTTTCAAAATGACATGTAATGAATCATGTCAACGACCAACAGCTGAGGAAACTTTTCACAATGTGAAAGACCAAAAATCAACAGCAATATACCGATCAACTGAACGAAGAAGAACCGTTAGAGGACATTTGGAAGGTGAGAGCATGAAACTGGGTTGA